The proteins below are encoded in one region of Rhodopirellula islandica:
- a CDS encoding DUF58 domain-containing protein, protein MTSTLSPETLQQIKRLDLRARMVVRGFLQGLHSSPLQGFSVQFSDHRRYSRGDDPKLIDWLVYAKTDKHYIKRFEAETNLTGYLLMDLSKSMGFRQGTSMTKFEYSTCLAAALTYLMSLQKDPVGLLTFDDKLRAILPARSRRGHLGDVLAALSGMTPEGTTELPTCLVQVAAMLKQHSLVMLFSDLLGDPEETLAALARLRHGGHDVIVFHVLDDAEVRFPYEGPVEFEDPESGELVTVDATGFRAEYLDQITAFRETYSQGCAALRIDYVPLDTSMPFDRALTEYLQQRQARF, encoded by the coding sequence ATGACATCGACGCTTTCGCCGGAAACGCTGCAGCAAATCAAACGACTCGACCTGCGTGCCCGGATGGTCGTGCGAGGGTTCCTGCAAGGCTTGCACAGCAGCCCGCTACAAGGTTTTTCGGTTCAGTTCAGCGATCACCGTCGTTACTCACGTGGCGATGATCCCAAACTGATCGATTGGTTGGTGTATGCCAAAACAGACAAGCACTACATCAAACGCTTTGAAGCCGAGACCAACCTGACCGGCTACTTGTTGATGGATCTTTCCAAATCGATGGGTTTCCGCCAAGGAACTTCGATGACGAAGTTCGAATACTCCACGTGCTTGGCAGCCGCACTGACGTATCTGATGTCGCTGCAAAAAGACCCGGTTGGCTTGCTCACCTTCGACGACAAACTGCGCGCGATCCTGCCCGCCCGAAGTCGACGAGGGCACTTGGGCGACGTCTTGGCGGCTCTTTCCGGCATGACCCCCGAAGGCACCACGGAACTGCCGACTTGTCTGGTCCAGGTCGCGGCGATGCTGAAGCAACACAGCCTGGTGATGTTGTTCTCCGACTTGCTAGGCGATCCCGAGGAGACGCTTGCCGCCCTGGCTCGATTGCGACATGGCGGCCACGATGTGATCGTCTTTCATGTCCTCGATGATGCCGAAGTTCGCTTTCCCTACGAAGGTCCCGTGGAGTTCGAAGACCCTGAATCCGGTGAACTCGTCACCGTCGATGCGACCGGGTTTCGCGCCGAGTACCTCGACCAAATCACCGCCTTCCGCGAAACCTACTCGCAAGGGTGTGCCGCTCTCCGGATCGACTACGTGCCGCTGGACACCAGCATGCCGTTTGACCGTGCTCTGACCGAGTACTTGCAACAACGCCAGGCCAGATTCTGA
- a CDS encoding ABC transporter ATP-binding protein, with amino-acid sequence MLVVSELSKSYPTAGEPLSVLRGVNLELTPGQSAAIVGPSGSGKTTLLQILGTLDEPDSGSVHINGQDPFALDARKRAAYRNQTIGFIFQDHHLLPQLSVTENVLIPALANGKPTRDDVSRASELIEAVGLSHRATHLPQELSGGERERVAIARALLMQPSVVLADEPTGNLDSKTAKTITELLLRLQAEQNTVLVTVTHSLSLADEMDERFELVEGVLVRRERFGITA; translated from the coding sequence GTGTTGGTCGTTTCCGAACTGTCAAAATCGTATCCCACCGCGGGGGAACCGTTGTCCGTCCTGCGAGGCGTCAACCTGGAATTGACCCCCGGTCAATCGGCGGCCATCGTTGGCCCCAGCGGCAGTGGCAAAACCACGCTGCTGCAAATTCTCGGAACGCTCGATGAACCGGATTCCGGATCGGTTCACATCAACGGCCAAGATCCCTTTGCCCTGGACGCTCGCAAACGCGCTGCCTACCGAAACCAAACGATCGGGTTCATTTTCCAAGACCACCATTTGCTGCCGCAATTGTCGGTGACCGAAAACGTCCTCATCCCGGCGCTCGCCAACGGCAAACCCACGCGAGACGATGTTTCGCGTGCGAGCGAATTGATCGAGGCCGTCGGGTTGTCCCACCGCGCAACTCACTTGCCGCAAGAATTGTCAGGCGGCGAACGCGAACGGGTCGCGATCGCGCGAGCGTTGTTGATGCAACCGTCCGTCGTGCTGGCGGATGAACCGACTGGCAACCTCGATTCCAAGACCGCGAAAACGATCACGGAGTTGTTGTTGCGTTTGCAAGCCGAGCAGAACACCGTGCTGGTGACGGTGACGCACTCGCTGTCCTTGGCCGACGAAATGGACGAACGCTTTGAATTGGTCGAGGGCGTGTTGGTTCGTCGCGAACGCTTTGGCATCACCGCATGA
- a CDS encoding CRTAC1 family protein — protein sequence MNATPEMDVPSDFDPPCRRGTDIPTCFAKATMTATDDSLLLRLGVLLLLALTVGCPSQTPGSGESLSEPGSDQQRSLSPSAPESPDPMAERHRRWQQHLEAGQMAEAARIASQLSRTGQATLDESLSLIAQGQSFPPAKFAPPGPTAMSQAVWHSSLREYEAALERLLEISPASVTADQQALQGRVLAEAQHFDAIPHWIRQSEPSTRQQANFWATLGIWLGHHQHPHAAIGATLQAIRLNPTDQLSTQRVGNWLLAIDREHDAALFYQRARLIAETNDLRDQWIHLHPISEEASDSRDQRARLADKLAKALMEAGRPFESFQWRLHQLDVLAPTLPPSDSGPSSNVAKSRALIHQQMQALASTPDLAAILAEEHCLQLRPEDFPFQTALRTAMVEQETQSAQALQAIASGQSQVSANNTFRPSSDLESYQPRLPDLAAEAGLNFRFQPRRLSQGQNERDVAADMSTRTESLRMHEALGSGIGVLDYDRDGWPDIVFGQGASEPPELMGDQSDALFRNLAGQFLEQTEATGVSNFGYSFGIACGDINQDGFDDLLIATLGTNQLYVNNGDGTFTNHTASLGDQAVENHPGAFTTSVVIADLNGDQLPDLFEANYVEQNDLFVRLPPDENGRVPQKVPRSLFAEADRIWIQSETQNWQPTTIDESVARAGTSLGVIVGDFSEEARTTKSNEPLSKSAPTPTQNEIFVGNDGRPNHLLRFDASQNRWQEIANLIGLANTVDGLPSASMGIAADDLDRRGGLDLFITNFSTESVSLYLQNKSGSFSDQCVRQRLDQPTRPMVGFGCKAIDLNRDGWLDVCLVNGHIDRMPGEPYEMPPQCFLSGGFSSGQSSDFLANPSTPSGFVSVIPDCPTDYWTTPALGRTMAKLDFDRDHRMDLVVNHVDRDVALLHNECVGEGGWIQLELIGSQSERGATGTQIEVQCNDGVRNGYVVAGDGYMCTDESVVEISLGDAEIQSLTVHWPSGLTQIIPNPSDCVDQRVTLVENQPVWNNANASRRSDGRLLD from the coding sequence TTGAACGCCACGCCTGAAATGGACGTGCCGTCCGACTTCGATCCCCCATGCCGTCGCGGCACCGATATTCCAACTTGCTTTGCGAAAGCCACCATGACGGCAACCGACGATTCTCTCTTGCTGCGTTTGGGCGTCCTGTTGCTCTTGGCATTGACCGTTGGCTGCCCGTCCCAAACGCCCGGCTCCGGTGAATCGCTGAGCGAACCTGGATCCGATCAACAACGTTCGCTCTCGCCGTCGGCCCCTGAATCCCCCGACCCGATGGCTGAGCGACACCGCCGCTGGCAACAGCACCTGGAAGCGGGACAAATGGCGGAAGCTGCCCGAATTGCCTCGCAACTCTCGCGTACCGGCCAAGCCACCCTGGACGAATCTCTCTCCTTGATCGCTCAAGGCCAGAGCTTTCCGCCGGCCAAGTTTGCTCCTCCGGGCCCCACCGCAATGTCCCAAGCGGTCTGGCATTCCAGCCTCCGAGAATACGAAGCGGCACTGGAACGATTGCTTGAAATCTCCCCTGCATCGGTGACGGCGGATCAACAGGCGTTGCAAGGACGCGTTCTCGCGGAAGCTCAGCATTTCGATGCAATCCCCCATTGGATTCGGCAAAGCGAGCCATCGACTCGTCAGCAAGCCAACTTCTGGGCGACGCTGGGAATCTGGCTGGGGCACCACCAGCATCCACACGCCGCGATCGGGGCCACGCTGCAAGCAATTCGACTGAACCCAACCGATCAACTCAGCACCCAACGCGTTGGAAATTGGTTGCTGGCAATCGATCGGGAACACGATGCGGCACTGTTCTACCAGCGTGCCAGGCTGATCGCCGAAACGAACGACCTGCGAGACCAGTGGATTCATCTGCACCCGATCAGCGAAGAAGCCAGCGACAGTCGCGATCAAAGGGCTCGACTCGCTGACAAACTCGCCAAGGCATTGATGGAAGCCGGTCGGCCGTTTGAATCGTTCCAGTGGCGACTGCACCAACTCGACGTCTTGGCCCCAACGCTCCCTCCATCAGATAGCGGCCCCTCATCCAACGTCGCGAAAAGCCGAGCCTTGATTCACCAACAGATGCAGGCGTTGGCCAGCACACCCGACTTGGCAGCCATCCTGGCCGAGGAACATTGCTTGCAACTTCGTCCGGAGGACTTCCCCTTTCAAACGGCTCTTCGGACCGCGATGGTCGAACAAGAAACGCAATCCGCGCAGGCCCTCCAAGCCATCGCCTCCGGTCAGTCACAGGTCTCAGCCAACAACACCTTTAGACCGTCGAGCGATCTGGAGTCCTACCAGCCAAGACTGCCTGATTTGGCAGCGGAGGCCGGACTGAACTTTCGCTTTCAACCGCGCCGTCTTTCTCAAGGGCAGAATGAAAGGGACGTGGCTGCGGACATGAGCACGCGGACCGAATCGCTGAGGATGCATGAAGCGCTCGGATCAGGAATTGGCGTGCTCGACTACGACCGAGATGGTTGGCCCGACATCGTGTTTGGGCAAGGAGCCAGTGAACCGCCCGAGTTGATGGGCGACCAGAGTGACGCCCTCTTTCGAAACTTGGCGGGCCAGTTCCTTGAGCAAACCGAGGCGACCGGCGTCTCCAATTTCGGCTACTCGTTTGGGATTGCCTGTGGAGACATCAACCAAGATGGCTTTGATGACTTGCTGATCGCGACACTGGGTACCAACCAGCTGTATGTCAACAACGGCGACGGCACGTTCACCAACCACACCGCTTCTTTGGGAGACCAAGCGGTTGAAAATCATCCGGGTGCTTTCACAACCTCCGTCGTCATCGCCGACCTCAATGGCGATCAATTGCCCGATCTCTTCGAAGCCAACTACGTGGAACAAAACGACCTCTTTGTTCGCTTGCCTCCCGACGAAAACGGTCGAGTGCCTCAGAAGGTACCGCGAAGTCTATTCGCTGAAGCAGACCGAATTTGGATTCAGAGCGAAACGCAAAACTGGCAGCCAACGACCATTGATGAATCGGTTGCTCGTGCAGGCACATCGCTTGGTGTGATCGTCGGTGACTTTTCGGAAGAAGCTCGGACGACAAAATCGAACGAACCGCTCAGCAAGAGTGCCCCCACACCAACCCAAAATGAAATCTTCGTCGGCAACGACGGTCGTCCGAATCATTTGCTGCGGTTCGATGCCTCCCAAAACCGATGGCAAGAAATCGCCAACCTGATCGGCCTCGCCAACACCGTGGACGGCCTGCCATCCGCCAGCATGGGCATCGCCGCAGATGATTTGGATCGTCGAGGAGGCCTTGATCTGTTCATCACGAACTTCTCCACCGAATCCGTTTCGCTTTACCTTCAAAACAAGTCGGGTTCGTTTTCTGATCAATGCGTGCGGCAACGCCTGGACCAGCCTACCCGGCCGATGGTGGGATTCGGATGCAAAGCGATTGACTTGAATCGCGATGGCTGGCTGGACGTGTGTTTGGTCAACGGCCACATCGATCGGATGCCTGGTGAACCGTACGAGATGCCTCCTCAATGTTTTCTTTCAGGCGGCTTCTCATCAGGACAATCCAGCGACTTCCTCGCCAACCCGTCGACGCCGTCAGGTTTTGTCTCGGTCATCCCTGATTGCCCCACTGATTACTGGACCACTCCGGCACTGGGACGAACGATGGCCAAACTGGACTTTGATCGTGACCACCGGATGGACTTGGTGGTCAATCACGTGGATCGCGACGTCGCACTGCTACACAACGAGTGCGTTGGGGAGGGTGGCTGGATCCAGTTGGAATTGATCGGCTCACAAAGCGAACGCGGAGCAACCGGAACTCAAATCGAAGTGCAGTGCAACGATGGTGTCCGAAACGGCTACGTGGTCGCGGGCGACGGTTACATGTGCACCGATGAAAGCGTCGTCGAGATTTCTTTGGGAGACGCTGAAATTCAATCTCTCACGGTTCACTGGCCGTCCGGCCTCACTCAGATCATTCCCAATCCCAGCGATTGCGTTGATCAACGCGTCACCCTGGTGGAAAACCAACCCGTCTGGAACAACGCAAACGCATCGCGACGATCCGACGGAAGACTGCTAGACTGA
- a CDS encoding DUF1559 domain-containing protein, producing the protein MTHFNPRFAPQSAKRGFTLVELLVVIAIIGVLVGLLLPAVQAAREAARRMSCSNNFKQIGLALHNYHAAFNMLPQQMSGPHRAGVWLHSQDPAGGEWNSGNPAYNAMGTNSFLVGILPFLEQQGLWEQIANPRDNDGDGNIDVPAFGYAGDSDAGNNYDPWLTEVPGFRCPSDPGAGAPAHGRTNYGASMGDGFDYMTQGTYEWDLSARKGWPAERSPAATRGFFIGRTTTRFRDVLDGLSNTFAAGELATDLMDLDNRTNAANYTECETDVNFQEAYVDPTRPQFYLDTTDLSGNTATSWTLRYGRGFRWHSGYPAQSMVSTVNPPNSPICVFQTGDWFPERDGGNVSPSSRHQGGVHMLMGDGAVKFITESIEAGNQEAPPVIWNGSGINRPGAQSPYGLWGALGTRAAKETIEEEF; encoded by the coding sequence ATGACTCACTTCAATCCCCGTTTCGCACCGCAGTCAGCCAAGCGTGGTTTCACGCTGGTGGAACTGTTGGTCGTGATTGCGATCATCGGCGTCTTGGTGGGGCTGTTGTTGCCCGCCGTCCAGGCCGCCCGAGAGGCAGCTCGCCGAATGAGCTGCAGCAACAACTTCAAGCAAATCGGCTTGGCGTTGCACAACTACCACGCTGCCTTCAACATGTTGCCGCAACAAATGTCGGGTCCACACCGGGCCGGAGTTTGGTTGCACAGCCAGGATCCTGCTGGCGGCGAATGGAACTCTGGCAATCCGGCTTACAACGCGATGGGAACCAACAGTTTCCTGGTTGGTATTCTGCCGTTCTTGGAGCAACAAGGTCTGTGGGAGCAAATTGCGAATCCCCGTGACAACGACGGTGACGGAAACATCGATGTTCCTGCGTTCGGTTACGCCGGCGACAGCGATGCAGGCAACAACTATGACCCTTGGTTGACGGAAGTCCCTGGTTTCCGTTGCCCCAGCGACCCTGGTGCCGGAGCGCCTGCTCACGGACGGACCAACTACGGTGCCAGCATGGGGGATGGCTTTGATTACATGACGCAGGGCACCTACGAGTGGGACCTGTCGGCTCGCAAGGGCTGGCCAGCCGAACGCTCGCCTGCTGCGACGCGTGGATTTTTCATTGGTCGTACAACGACTCGATTCCGAGATGTGTTGGACGGGTTGTCGAACACGTTCGCTGCCGGTGAATTGGCGACGGACTTGATGGATTTGGACAACCGCACCAACGCGGCCAACTACACCGAGTGCGAGACCGACGTGAACTTCCAAGAAGCTTACGTGGATCCAACCCGTCCTCAGTTTTACTTGGACACAACCGATCTGAGTGGGAACACCGCGACGTCATGGACGCTGCGTTACGGTCGTGGATTCCGTTGGCACAGTGGTTATCCCGCTCAGTCAATGGTCTCGACGGTCAACCCACCGAACTCTCCCATTTGCGTGTTCCAAACAGGGGATTGGTTCCCAGAACGCGATGGCGGAAACGTTTCGCCCAGCAGTCGTCACCAAGGTGGTGTTCACATGCTGATGGGTGACGGGGCCGTGAAATTCATCACGGAATCGATCGAAGCCGGCAATCAAGAGGCACCTCCAGTGATCTGGAACGGATCCGGAATCAATCGACCTGGTGCACAGAGCCCGTATGGATTGTGGGGTGCTCTTGGCACGCGTGCTGCAAAAGAAACGATCGAAGAAGAATTCTGA
- a CDS encoding DUF1559 domain-containing protein: MSSRSPIVPAGTDHTIRTQRGFTLVELLVVIAIIGVLVGLLLPAVQSAREAARRMSCSNNMKQIGLALHNYHSAFKSFPASGRPENYTANGWARKPSWFIAILPQLEQSAIYDGIDFSGSSFDGTNASWAAPVVHWEEMDQARVPGFWCPSSVLAKTNPYPTNDATQALGAPENLEVQIPDYAGNSGCNFTGGTIDDHPTAVWDWGGVHADNGFFGMKMRFDSPWPGTETRFASLLDGTSHTIAVGEQGGVHGTFNDHRAGAVLGGMWSCGTATAGSSKNNYVVTRYPINYSGDDWPSWGGLNWDGGWAKNGMETAFNNTAFRSQHVGGAQFVMGDGSVHFITDSIQFEIYTALMDRADRSAMEGLE, encoded by the coding sequence ATGTCATCGCGTTCCCCGATTGTTCCGGCAGGCACTGATCACACGATTCGTACACAACGTGGTTTCACTTTGGTTGAACTGCTCGTTGTCATTGCGATCATTGGCGTGTTGGTTGGATTGCTGTTGCCAGCCGTGCAGTCGGCTCGAGAGGCCGCTCGCCGGATGAGCTGCAGCAACAACATGAAGCAGATCGGATTGGCACTTCACAACTATCACTCCGCGTTCAAATCGTTCCCAGCTTCGGGGCGACCTGAAAACTACACCGCGAATGGTTGGGCTCGGAAGCCATCGTGGTTCATCGCGATTTTGCCGCAATTGGAACAATCCGCCATCTACGACGGCATTGATTTTTCGGGATCGTCCTTTGACGGGACGAACGCGAGTTGGGCGGCACCCGTTGTTCATTGGGAAGAAATGGATCAAGCACGTGTGCCAGGTTTTTGGTGCCCTTCCAGTGTGCTCGCGAAAACGAATCCGTACCCAACGAATGATGCGACTCAAGCGTTGGGTGCACCAGAAAATTTAGAAGTTCAGATTCCTGACTATGCCGGCAACAGCGGTTGCAACTTCACCGGAGGAACCATCGACGATCACCCGACCGCAGTTTGGGATTGGGGTGGCGTTCATGCTGACAACGGTTTCTTTGGCATGAAGATGCGATTCGATTCACCGTGGCCTGGTACCGAGACCCGATTCGCTTCGCTGTTGGACGGAACATCACACACCATCGCAGTGGGTGAGCAAGGCGGCGTTCACGGAACCTTCAACGATCATCGTGCCGGAGCAGTTCTCGGGGGGATGTGGTCGTGCGGAACCGCCACTGCCGGCAGCTCGAAGAACAACTACGTCGTGACTCGTTATCCCATCAATTACTCCGGCGATGATTGGCCGTCGTGGGGCGGATTGAACTGGGACGGCGGTTGGGCGAAGAACGGGATGGAAACCGCGTTCAACAACACCGCGTTTCGATCGCAACACGTTGGCGGTGCCCAATTCGTGATGGGCGACGGTTCGGTGCACTTCATCACGGACAGTATTCAGTTCGAAATTTACACGGCGTTGATGGATCGTGCAGACCGGTCCGCGATGGAAGGACTTGAATGA
- a CDS encoding Ig-like domain-containing protein, which translates to MMNWNQKAMLENQSRRQRNRLLGSSFLLFGLLSVLSGCGPSGPEIAEVSGVVTMGGNPVPDASITFYPVSGRQSFGKSDQDGRYTLEYAQDQPGAVTGQHRVKIMTGGMGAPSMPTGPGESPSKSRTRSKGMTPPKEVTLPEMVTVESGPNEIDLIIPSS; encoded by the coding sequence ATGATGAATTGGAATCAAAAAGCAATGTTGGAAAATCAAAGTCGACGTCAACGGAACCGGCTATTGGGCTCGTCATTCTTGCTCTTCGGTTTGTTGAGCGTGTTGTCTGGATGTGGCCCATCGGGCCCCGAGATCGCAGAGGTTTCTGGGGTGGTTACCATGGGCGGGAATCCTGTTCCTGATGCTTCGATCACGTTCTATCCTGTCTCCGGTCGACAGTCGTTTGGTAAGTCGGACCAAGATGGACGCTACACGTTGGAGTATGCCCAGGATCAGCCGGGAGCAGTGACCGGGCAGCACCGAGTCAAAATCATGACAGGAGGGATGGGAGCACCCAGCATGCCGACCGGCCCTGGGGAGAGTCCCAGCAAATCTCGAACGCGTTCCAAAGGGATGACGCCACCGAAGGAAGTCACGCTTCCAGAGATGGTGACGGTTGAGTCCGGTCCGAACGAAATCGATCTGATCATTCCTTCTTCTTGA
- a CDS encoding YdcF family protein produces MNPSPSHSADADEPARSPSGPRTFLSEVVVSLIAPAALVFLLVIATWMQQGFVAGIRCGMDLIQPVGLIWLGLLALATHAVRQWRRGTVSGFKPIAWLVGFVLWGIVGNPGFANWASSQVESPLVSEPHPALEQRSLDRPLDAVVVLGGGSSAIAPGFYELGRDGERVISAAQAYHAKATRAIIVTGSSTDGYEPPWKQSTQLLLSLGVPEEVIFRIEGVNTRAEMKSLKQLMDSPPAQWKDRWTEESMESGEPQVGLITSAFHIPRAMRLASNASLDLIPLPCAFRAKNNPRPWLASSLVPGAGSLDDVGKMFKETVAKMAGQ; encoded by the coding sequence ATGAATCCATCTCCATCTCATTCGGCAGACGCCGACGAACCAGCTCGCTCGCCAAGCGGACCTCGAACCTTCTTGTCCGAGGTTGTTGTTTCGTTGATCGCTCCGGCCGCTCTCGTTTTCTTGCTCGTCATTGCGACTTGGATGCAGCAAGGGTTTGTCGCTGGGATCCGATGCGGGATGGATTTGATTCAGCCGGTCGGCTTGATTTGGCTGGGCTTGTTGGCGCTGGCGACTCATGCGGTCCGCCAATGGAGACGGGGGACGGTTTCTGGTTTCAAGCCGATAGCATGGTTGGTTGGCTTTGTCCTGTGGGGAATCGTTGGCAATCCGGGGTTTGCCAATTGGGCCAGTTCCCAGGTTGAAAGCCCGCTGGTGTCAGAACCTCACCCGGCGTTGGAGCAGCGGTCGCTGGATCGGCCGCTGGATGCCGTGGTTGTTTTGGGAGGCGGTTCCTCCGCGATTGCACCTGGTTTCTATGAACTGGGGCGAGACGGCGAGCGAGTGATCTCAGCTGCTCAGGCGTACCATGCCAAGGCAACACGCGCGATCATCGTGACGGGATCTTCCACCGATGGTTACGAACCGCCATGGAAGCAATCGACCCAGTTGCTTCTCTCTTTGGGGGTTCCTGAGGAGGTGATTTTCCGGATCGAAGGCGTCAACACTCGAGCGGAGATGAAATCGCTGAAGCAATTGATGGACTCGCCGCCGGCCCAGTGGAAGGATCGTTGGACGGAAGAGTCGATGGAATCCGGTGAGCCCCAGGTGGGGCTGATCACAAGTGCCTTTCACATCCCGAGAGCGATGCGTTTGGCCAGCAACGCATCGTTGGATCTGATCCCGCTGCCTTGCGCGTTCCGCGCCAAAAACAACCCACGACCTTGGTTGGCGTCGTCGCTGGTTCCTGGTGCCGGTTCACTGGATGACGTTGGCAAGATGTTCAAAGAAACCGTCGCGAAAATGGCGGGGCAGTGA
- a CDS encoding SGNH/GDSL hydrolase family protein, whose protein sequence is MNQRRFSSLRLLCTLIGLEAGMLFTGLPAMTQDATATVEKQFLIPETNDSMAGSGPVRRYDWMKQVWQRRRSTFDARTQQDQNAIVFLGDSITQGWGDDFRGTFENRKVANRGISGDTTRGMLYRLKEDVLDLDPQAVVMLMGTNDLEEHASPETVASNVRLILQALSEHDAEMPIVLCLVMPSSETKSRPATQIKRINELLTEIAEENETVHVVDTWTPFANEQGDAKAEEFPDLLHPNEAGYSKWKAALEPTFQKLNL, encoded by the coding sequence ATGAATCAACGCCGATTTTCCAGTCTCCGTCTGCTTTGCACTTTGATTGGCTTGGAAGCTGGAATGCTGTTCACAGGATTGCCGGCGATGACGCAAGACGCCACCGCAACCGTCGAGAAACAGTTCCTGATCCCTGAAACCAATGACTCGATGGCCGGTTCAGGACCGGTTCGCCGCTACGACTGGATGAAGCAGGTTTGGCAGCGGCGTCGATCCACCTTTGACGCCCGCACGCAACAAGACCAAAACGCGATCGTGTTTCTTGGCGACTCGATCACGCAAGGGTGGGGCGACGATTTCCGTGGCACGTTCGAAAACCGCAAGGTCGCCAACCGCGGCATCAGTGGCGACACGACTCGCGGCATGTTGTATCGCCTGAAAGAGGACGTGCTCGACCTGGATCCCCAAGCCGTCGTGATGCTGATGGGAACCAACGATCTCGAGGAACATGCCTCGCCGGAAACGGTTGCCAGCAACGTCCGATTGATTCTTCAAGCACTCTCAGAACACGATGCGGAAATGCCCATCGTGCTGTGCTTGGTCATGCCCAGCAGCGAAACCAAGTCCCGCCCAGCGACTCAAATCAAACGCATCAACGAACTGCTGACCGAGATCGCCGAAGAGAATGAAACGGTACACGTGGTCGACACCTGGACGCCGTTTGCAAATGAGCAGGGCGATGCCAAAGCGGAAGAATTCCCTGATCTGCTGCACCCCAACGAAGCCGGTTACTCCAAATGGAAAGCCGCCCTGGAACCGACCTTTCAAAAACTGAATCTGTAG
- a CDS encoding B12-binding domain-containing radical SAM protein: MPKPKLTLVSMSGLRVGHEELLQRGLRLPGLARRASALSQLPPLGLLTIAGLVPESWDMELVLDDGASDEREVADQILLGTSSPTQPAVVAFSALTPSADRAARISRLVRGRNVTTVIGGLHATAAPEHCRPHFDVVVQGDGESTFANLLTDVTEGSLARSYQADGSFSLADSPLPRWDLLGVHSPPRYTIQSMRGCPWACSFCAASRMLGPARVKPDERFEAEMRAIASQKSRPWIELADDNTFASGRDHGPMLESLRRHGARWFTESDWRIANQPQLLSQIAESGCRQILIGLESNVFRYPGMGAKNADWQRMLDAVDAIQEAGIVVNGCLIVGADGETSESIERLGDFLEEAPMGEIQLTLQTPFPGTSLYESLLRSQRLLPGDFSRYTLFDVVYQPDQMTAEQLQSGFNDLVERVFRPEAQARRDAIQKRIRSSRRTSGKQA, translated from the coding sequence ATGCCCAAACCGAAGTTAACGTTGGTCTCGATGAGCGGGTTGCGAGTGGGGCATGAAGAGTTGCTTCAACGCGGGTTGAGGTTGCCTGGTTTGGCTCGGCGTGCGTCGGCGCTTTCCCAATTGCCGCCGCTGGGACTGCTGACCATCGCAGGTTTGGTGCCTGAGAGCTGGGACATGGAACTGGTGCTGGACGATGGGGCGAGCGACGAGAGGGAGGTGGCCGATCAGATTTTGCTGGGGACCTCTTCGCCGACACAGCCAGCCGTCGTGGCATTTTCTGCGTTGACGCCTTCGGCCGATCGCGCGGCACGAATCAGTCGACTGGTTCGAGGCCGCAATGTGACGACGGTGATCGGTGGGCTGCATGCCACGGCAGCTCCCGAGCATTGCCGCCCGCATTTTGATGTGGTGGTTCAGGGGGATGGCGAAAGCACGTTCGCGAATTTGTTGACGGATGTCACCGAAGGAAGCTTGGCGAGGTCGTATCAGGCCGATGGATCCTTCTCGCTTGCGGATTCGCCCCTTCCTCGCTGGGATTTGTTGGGAGTTCATTCGCCGCCGCGGTACACGATTCAGTCGATGCGAGGCTGCCCGTGGGCGTGTTCGTTCTGCGCCGCGAGCCGAATGCTGGGGCCGGCGAGAGTCAAACCGGACGAACGGTTCGAAGCGGAGATGCGTGCGATCGCGAGTCAGAAGTCGCGTCCATGGATTGAATTGGCGGACGACAATACGTTCGCCAGCGGACGCGACCATGGACCCATGCTGGAATCATTGCGGCGGCACGGGGCCAGATGGTTCACCGAATCGGATTGGCGAATTGCCAATCAGCCACAACTGCTTTCGCAAATTGCCGAGAGCGGTTGTCGGCAGATCTTGATTGGCTTGGAATCCAACGTGTTTCGCTATCCCGGCATGGGCGCCAAGAACGCGGATTGGCAACGCATGTTGGATGCCGTCGATGCGATCCAAGAGGCGGGCATTGTGGTCAACGGTTGCTTGATCGTCGGGGCGGATGGCGAAACGTCTGAGTCGATCGAAAGACTCGGGGACTTCTTGGAAGAAGCTCCGATGGGTGAGATCCAATTGACGTTGCAGACGCCGTTTCCTGGGACCAGCCTGTACGAATCGTTGTTGCGGTCGCAGCGATTGTTGCCGGGCGACTTTTCTCGTTACACGTTGTTTGATGTCGTGTATCAGCCCGACCAAATGACGGCGGAGCAATTGCAAAGTGGATTCAACGACTTGGTGGAGCGAGTGTTTCGGCCCGAGGCCCAGGCTCGACGCGATGCCATTCAAAAGCGGATTCGATCCTCCCGGCGCACCTCAGGAAAACAAGCATGA